A stretch of the Kazachstania africana CBS 2517 chromosome 12, complete genome genome encodes the following:
- the ATG38 gene encoding Atg38p (similar to Saccharomyces cerevisiae YLR211C; ancestral locus Anc_7.325) — protein sequence MITLKDIYILIENAEQQSRKGKVKKAISIYKVACKEIDQLLGSIEDDGVDQDIITAVALLKRNIMQTVRDLENFLRRTNFDFLNSDSIANNTPPSTANTIPSNLRNDNLNSMFQSTKLMTNSLAMWEQDQPIDNFSSDPFLITLLNRLQNTLLDITKTSDHVEEDVSQQFQLFKRDLIWYEQKKFSDFNNHIKKMNDEKKKLENQITRQKELWEGLVENVKAKKR from the exons ATGATAACATTAAAAGAC atttatattttgattgaaaatgCAGAACAGCAATCACGAAAGGGAAAGGTGAAGAAGGCGATTAGTATATACAAGGTGGCCTGTAAGGAAATAGATCAGTTATTAGGTTCCATTGAGGATGACGGTGTCGATCAAGACATAATAACTGCGGTTGCATTGCTTAAGAGAAACATTATGCAGACGGTTAGAGATCTTGAAAACTTTCTTCGAAGAACTAATTTTGATTTCCTTAATAGTGACTCAATTGCCAATAATACACCACCCTCTACTGCCAATACAATACCATCTAATCTtagaaatgataatttgaattcgATGTTTCAGAGTACAAAATTAATGACCAATAGTTTAGCCATGTGGGAGCAGGATCAACCAATAGACAATTTTAGCAGCGATCCTTTTTTGATAACGTTATTGAATCGATTGCAAAATACACTCCTCGACATAACGAAAACATCTGATCATGTAGAAGAGGACGTTTCccaacaatttcaattatttaaaAGAGATTTAATTTGGTACGAACAAAAGAAGTTTAGTGACTTCAATAACCAtataaagaagatgaatgacgaaaagaagaagctagaaaatcaaataacTCGTCAGAAAGAATTATGGGAAGGTTTAGTTGAAAATGTGAAGGCTAAAAAGAGATGA
- the COP1 gene encoding coatomer subunit alpha (similar to Saccharomyces cerevisiae COP1 (YDL145C); ancestral locus Anc_7.322) codes for MKMLTKFESKSTRVKGIAFHPSRPLVLVALFSSTIQLWDYRMGTLLHRFEGHDGPVRGIDFHPTQPIFASTGDDATIRIWSLDTNKCLYTFTGHLDYVRTVFFHHELPWLISASDDQTIRIWNWQNRKEIACLTGHNHFVMCAQFHPTEDLVVSASLDETVRVWDISGLRKKHSAPGAMSMEDQMIAQQNLLDGGFGDCVVKFILEGHTRGVNWASFHPTLPLIVSGGDDRQVKLWRMSSTKAWEIDSCRGHTNNVDCVIFHPQQNLIISAGEDKTLRVWDLDKRVPVKQFKRENDRFWLVAAHPTINLFGAAHDSGIMIFKLDRERPCSVIHQNQLLFVNKAKEIQSFDYQKKVTSLPFANLKKIGQTWSAFRSISYNPSQHSILVNEGNDKFALVILPKQPAGAVDPSSVLEDTGSFATFVARNRFVVYNKSTESIEVRSLENKVTKSIKIEDPIKDIVYGGPGSILILQSREVVLFDVQQGKKLASVAAKNVKYVSWSNDGQYIALMSKHTITIVTKRLELVNSMHETIRIKSAAWDESGILIYSTLNHIRYSLLNGDRGIIKTLENTLYITKVQDKFVYTLNREGEIEIIKIDPTEYRFKKALVNKNFPEVLKLIRNSNLVGQNIISYLQKKGYPEIALQFVQDTQVRFDLALESGNLKVALEEANKLNKSCTWEKLNKEALAQGDIELSEMIYQTQHSFDKLSFLYLLTGDSLKLGKMETIAKSRNDPSSILLNSFYNDSREARASMFAELGSPYLAYAIAKTNGDEATAAAYLEQAGIDEQDVVLPDNFKKDAQIEEPKLTPPFQKWPFKEAEPTFFEKALSGQFEDLYIDDKETKGIETKEFTNEGEEESGFFADEDLPVEDDDAWDMGDEDLEIPEEIKQSEEGDISNLVQTEEANETATWVKNSKLPAILAASGAFEAAAQALNKQAGIVEFEPLRKYFLNTYHGCRTCMTATPAELPAIVGYTRSNADAIESSESFPKIAGIDIISEKMNEGYKLFKANKLESAIEVFREVIYRTVLLAVDNDEDEETAHKTLKKAREYILGLSIELARRALPADDIKRNLELAAYFTRAKLASTHRSNALQVAMSQNFKHKNYVQASVFAAEFLKIVPSGPRADQARKIKDRADTIAHDALALDFDAYAQFEICASTFTPIYKDTPSTIDPLTGATYHASEKGKLDKIALISKIGAPASGLRIQL; via the coding sequence atgaagatgttaACTAAGTTCGAGTCCAAGTCCACTAGAGTTAAGGGAATTGCATTCCATCCTTCTAGACCATTGGTCTTGGTCGCtctattttcatcaactaTTCAACTTTGGGATTATAGAATGGGTACTTTATTACATAGGTTCGAAGGTCACGATGGTCCAGTTCGTGGAATTGACTTCCACCCAACTCAACCAATATTCGCCTCTACTGGTGACGACGCCACTATTAGGATTTGGTCTCTAGACACTAATAAATGTCTATACACTTTCACAGGCCATTTAGATTATGTTCGTACCGTTTTCTTCCATCATGAATTACCATGGCTTATTTCTGCATCTGATGATCAAACTATTAGAATTTGGAACTGGCAAAACAGAAAAGAAATCGCCTGTTTAACAGGTCACAATCATTTCGTCATGTGTGCCCAATTCCATCCCACTGAAGATTTAGTCGTTTCTGCATCGTTGGATGAAACTGTTAGGGTCTGGGATATTTCTGgtttaagaaagaaacattCCGCTCCGGGTGCAATGTCCATGGAAGACCAAATGATCGCTCAACAAAATCTGCTGGATGGTGGCTTTGGTGACTGTGTAGTTAAATTTATCTTAGAAGGACACACTAGGGGTGTTAACTGGGCATCGTTTCACCCAACTTTACCATTAATCGTTTCTGGTGGTGATGATCGTCAAGTTAAATTATGGAGAATGAGCTCTACAAAGGCCTGGGAAATCGATTCATGTAGGGGCCATACAAATAATGTCGATTGTGTTATTTTCCATCcacaacaaaatttaatcaTTTCTGCCGGCGAAGATAAGACATTAAGAGTATGGGATCTAGATAAAAGGGTTCCTGTCAAACAATTTAAGagagaaaatgatagaTTTTGGCTAGTTGCAGCTCATCCaacaattaatttatttggtGCCGCACACGATTCTGGTATAATGATCTTCAAATTAGATCGTGAAAGACCTTGTAGTgtaattcatcaaaatcaactCTTATTTGTCAATAAAGCTAAAGAAATTCAGTCATTTGACTACCAGAAGAAAGTTACATCCTTACCATTCgcaaatttaaaaaagatTGGACAAACTTGGAGTGCCTTCAGAAGTATTTCTTACAATCCATCTCAACATTCCATCTTGGTTAATGAAGGTAATGACAAATTCGCTTTAGTCATTCTTCCAAAACAACCAGCAGGTGCTGTTGATCCTTCAAGTGTCCTAGAAGACACTGGTTCCTTCGCTACTTTTGTCGCACGTAATAGATTCGTCGTTTACAATAAGAGTACTGAATCTATAGAAGTACGCtctttggaaaataaaGTAACAAAATCTATCAAGATCGAAGATCCAATCAAAGATATCGTTTACGGAGGTCCGGGATCCATTTTAATTCTACAATCAAGAGAAGTTGTTTTATTCGATGTTCAACAAGGAAAAAAACTAGCTTCTGTGGCTGCTAAGAATGTCAAATATGTTTCATGGTCAAATGACGGTCAATACATTGCATTAATGAGTAAACATACAATAACTATTGTTACCAAGAGATTAGAACTTGTCAACTCAATGCATGAGACCATTAGAATCAAGAGTGCCGCTTGGGATGAAAGTGGTATTTTGATCTATTCAACGCTTAACCACATTAGATATTCTTTATTAAATGGGGACAGAGGTATCATCAAAACTTTGGAAAATACTTTATACATCACAAAAGTTCAAGATAAATTTGTTTATACATTGAATAGAGAAggagaaattgaaatcatcaaaatcgATCCAACTGAATATCGTTTCAAGAAAGCTTTGGTTAACAAAAACTTCCCAGAAGTTTTAAAGCTGATTAGAAATTCCAATCTTGTCGGtcaaaatatcatatcttatttacaaaagaaaGGTTATCCAGAAATTGCTCTACAATTCGTACAAGATACACAAGTACGTTTCGATTTAGCCTTGGAATCAGGTAATTTGAAGGTTGCTTTAGAAGAAGCCAACAAGTTAAATAAGAGTTGCACTTGGGAAAAGTTGAATAAGGAAGCCTTAGCTCAAGgtgatattgaattatcTGAAATGATATATCAAACTCAACATTCCTTTGACaaactttcatttttgtatCTATTGACTGGtgattctttgaaattagGTAAGATGGAAACTATTGCTAAAAGTCGTAATGATCCATCAAGTATCCTattgaattctttttaCAATGATTCCAGAGAAGCAAGAGCTTCTATGTTTGCTGAACTGGGTTCCCCATATCTAGCTTATGCCATTGCCAAGACTAATGGCGACGAAGCTACCGCTGCAGCATATCTAGAACAAGCTGGGATCGATGAACAAGATGTTGTACTACCagataatttcaagaaagatGCTCAAATTGAAGAACCAAAGCTGACGCCCCCCTTCCAAAAATGGCCTTTCAAGGAAGCTGAACCAACTTTCTTCGAAAAAGCCTTATCAGGTCAATTCGAAGATTTATACATCGATGATAAGGAAACTAAAGGTATCGAAACTAAAGAATTCACCAACGaaggtgaagaagaaagtggTTTCTTTgctgatgaagatttacctgtagaagatgatgatgctTGGGATATGGGCGATGAAGATTTAGAAATCCctgaagaaattaaacAAAGTGAAGAAGGGGACATATCTAATCTTGTTCAAACAGAGGAGGCTAATGAAACTGCAACTTGGGTAAAGAATTCTAAACTACCGGCAATACTAGCTGCATCAGGGGCTTTTGAAGCCGCTGCTCAAGCATTAAATAAACAAGCTGGTATTGTAGAATTTGAGCCACTAAGAAAATACTTCTTGAACACATACCATGGTTGTAGAACATGCATGACCGCTACTCCAGCTGAACTTCCCGCGATTGTAGGCTATACACGTTCAAATGCTGATGCCATTGAATCAAGTGAAAGTTTCCCAAAGATTGCAGGTATAGATATCATTTCGGAAAAGATGAACGAGGGTTACAAATTATTCAAGGCCAATAAATTGGAAAGTGCTATTGAAGTTTTCCGTGAAGTTATTTACCGTACAGTGCTCTTGGCGGTGGATAATGACGAAGACGAAGAAACTGCACACAAGACTCTAAAAAAAGCCAGAGAATATATTTTAGGGTTATCTATTGAGTTGGCCCGTCGTGCTCTTCCAGCGGACGACATCAAACGTAATTTGGAACTGGCTGCATATTTCACTAGAGCAAAACTTGCGTCTACCCACAGAAGTAATGCTCTTCAGGTTGCTATGTCACAAAATTTCAAGCACAAGAATTATGTTCAAGCATCTGTCTTCGCCGCTGAGTTCTTAAAGATTGTTCCTTCTGGTCCACGTGCTGACCAAGCTCGTAAGATAAAGGATAGGGCCGACACGATTGCACACGATGCTCTCGCTTTAGATTTCGATGCATATGcacaatttgaaatatgtGCATCTACTTTCACACCGATTTACAAGGACACTCCATCCACCATCGACCCATTGACTGGCGCCACCTATCACGCCTCAGAAAAGGGCAAACTTGATAAGATCGCTTTGATCTCCAAGATCGGCGCTCCTGCCTCTGGTTTGAGAATCCAGCTATGA
- the CRR1 gene encoding putative glycosylase (similar to Saccharomyces cerevisiae CRR1 (YLR213C); ancestral locus Anc_7.321): MLKLIFILSLWCAKFSKAELYKPDQPLKCSQASHCPREWPCCSPYGECGSGPVCVGGCNPKFSFSPRSCIPMPLLTYPFEVVQHGKEPIYEAEEDDDEETFSSFDGEHMEKNNNQFGMATSERYAMDNDINFDEPHSNNKMTDMKLNAARFIHHSNFLVTPSNTVAETMVDKFDFTYSGHANVDDTTKDILLTMPKRTTGTLIASTKEFLYGKIGLNMKTARSQGVVTAIVIISQVGDEIDYEFLGGDLFNVQTNYYYQGELDYTKMVHLPLTGNTFDNYHRYEIDWDEEKISWIIDGEIRRTLFKKDTWDGQRYRYPQTPSRLEVAVWPGGADTNHPGTIQWAGGLIDWENSPDILEKGQFYAQINEIKITPHQNKYFDTIMSVLETCVGNPDQVVIKDFQKLTVGYDEKKGPQFNEDSLSWYCDIIPKVDNWRDSGETILEV; encoded by the coding sequence ATGCTtaaattaatatttattttgtCGTTGTGGTGTGCTAAATTCTCAAAGGCTGAATTATACAAGCCAGATCAGCCATTAAAATGCTCTCAGGCGTCACATTGTCCCCGGGAATGGCCATGCTGTTCACCCTATGGCGAGTGTGGTTCTGGTCCAGTATGTGTTGGTGGATGCAATCCAAAATTCTCGTTCAGCCCCAGAAGCTGTATCCCAATGCCCTTGTTGACGTACCCATTCGAGGTTGTCCAACATGGGAAGGAACCAATTTATGAagcagaagaagacgatgatgaagagaCTTTTTCAAGTTTCGATGGAGAACACATGGAAAAGAACAATAATCAATTTGGAATGGCCACTTCTGAGAGATATGCCATGGATAATGATATCAATTTCGATGAGCCCCactcaaataataaaatgactgatatgaaattgaatgcAGCACGGTTCattcatcattcaaatttcttggtGACACCAAGCAATACCGTTGCAGAAACCATGGTagataaatttgattttactTACAGTGGACACGCAAATGTGGATGATACAACAAAGGACATTTTGTTGACAATGCCCAAGAGAACCACTGGTACACTAATTGCATCAACTAAAGAATTTCTTTATGGTAAGATTGGACTAAATATGAAAACTGCAAGGTCACAGGGTGTCGTTACAGcaatagtaataatttcTCAGGTTGGTGATGAGATTGATTATGAGTTCCTTGGTGGTGACTTATTCAACGTACAGACTAATTATTACTATCAAGGTGAATTAGATTATACAAAGATGGTACACTTGCCGCTTACTGGTAACACTTTTGACAATTATCATCGttatgaaattgattgggatgaagagaaaatttcatgGATTATTGATGGTGAAATAAGAAGAACTCTTTTCAAGAAGGATACATGGGATGGTCAAAGATACAGATATCCACAAACACCTTCAAGATTGGAAGTGGCAGTATGGCCAGGTGGAGCTGACACCAATCACCCAGGGACCATCCAATGGGCTGGGGGCCTAATTGATTGGGAAAACTCACCAGATATATTAGAGAAGGGTCAATTTTACGCtcaaatcaatgaaattaaaatcaCTCCACACCAAAACAAGTATTTCGATACAATCATGTCCGTATTAGAGACTTGTGTTGGTAATCCCGATCAAGTTGTCATTAAagatttccaaaaattaaCTGTCGGTTAcgatgaaaagaaagggCCTCAATTTAATGAGGATTCTTTGAGTTGGTATTGCGATATTATCCCCAAAGTAGACAACTGGCGAGACTCTGGAGAGACGATTCTCGAAGTGTAg
- the TUB4 gene encoding gamma-tubulin (similar to Saccharomyces cerevisiae TUB4 (YLR212C); ancestral locus Anc_7.323), with protein sequence MTGEIITIQIGQCGNHVGKQFWSQLADEHNIGVDGRAKTDDDLTSFRDDDTNPFFKQYEQNRYIPRALLIDLEPSVINDTIAHLPGFFDTKNSWVSSERYGAGNSWANGYAEGDKNQETFLNMVDKELDSTENLEGFQMLHSVAGGTGSGLGSNLLEALADRYPKKFLTTYSVFPSDESEVVVQPYNTILTLRRLAEDSDASIVFDNNALGNLTSRVLKTRNIDYNQTNQLITAVLSSITNSIRFPNYMYTSLQSIFSTVVPTPELHFLTPAFTPFTSDYIKDARDIKQNTAYDVLLDLVDDSNSLVSQTSTKAIYFNVYNTVIGSNDTINSSDITRAISKLQRRIQFAPWSSTVIHVNVGRRSPYLAHNVDRKHVNGMALTNSSGIIPLFQKSCNQFDKIFSKKAFLNTFQQKDLFKEYDEFIDSREVVRNVIDNYSAAEEKNYLDDILLEDDNVVGDFNQDVEVDADGDNYM encoded by the coding sequence ATGACCGGGgaaattattactattcAAATTGGGCAATGTGGTAACCATGTTGGTAAACAATTTTGGTCTCAATTGGCTGACGAACATAATATTGGTGTGGATGGAAGGGCTAAAACTGATGATGACTTGACCTCTTTTCGAGATGATGATACTaatccatttttcaaacaataTGAACAGAACAGATACATTCCAAGAGCTTTGTTAATAGATCTAGAGCCTAGTGTTATTAATGATACGATAGCTCATCTTCCAGGGTTCTTCGATACAAAGAATTCCTGGGTATCTAGCGAAAGATATGGTGCTGGGAACTCATGGGCTAATGGCTATGCTGAGGGGGACAAGAACCAAGAGACTTTTCTAAATATGGTTGACAAGGAGCTAGACTCCACAGAAAATCTGGAGGGGTTTCAAATGTTACATTCTGTCGCTGGTGGTACTGGTTCCGGGTTGGGTTCCAATTTACTCGAAGCGTTAGCAGACAGATACCCTAAAAAGTTTCTAACCACATATTCTGTATTCCCTAGTGATGAATCCGAAGTTGTTGTACAACCTTATAACACTATACTGACTCTAAGAAGACTTGCTGAAGATAGCGATGCCTCAATAGTCTTCGACAATAATGCACTGGGAAATTTGACGTCTAGAGTCttgaaaacaagaaatatAGATTATAATCAAACAAACCAGCTAATAACTGCGGTACTATCTTCAATCACCAATTCAATTCGTTTTCCTAACTATATGTACACATCGTTGCAAAGTATCTTTTCAACGGTGGTACCCACCCCAGAATTACATTTCCTGACACCTGCTTTCACACCATTTACTTCTGATTATATCAAAGATGCAAGGGATATAAAACAAAACACCGCCTATGATGTTTTATTAGATTTGGTAGACGATTCCAACTCATTGGTATCGCAAACTTCAACAAAAGCCATCTATTTTAATGTCTACAATACAGTGATAGGTAGCAACGACACAATAAATTCAAGCGATATAACGCGTGCTATTTCCAAGCTTCAAAGACGTATACAGTTTGCACCTTGGTCATCAACCGTAATTCATGTAAATGTCGGAAGAAGATCACCATATCTTGCACATAATGTCGATAGGAAACATGTAAATGGTATGGCTTTAACGAATAGTTCTGGAATAATACCgcttttccaaaaatcaTGCAATCAATtcgataaaattttctccaaGAAGGCATTTTTGAACACATTCCAACAAAAGGATTTGTTCAAAGAATATGATGAATTCATTGATTCGAGGGAAGTTGTTAGAAATGTAATAGATAATTATTCTGctgctgaagaaaaaaactaTCTCGATGACATATTActagaagatgataatgTGGTCGGCGATTTCAACCAAGACGTTGAGGTGGATGCTGATGGTGATAATTACATGTAA
- the FRE1 gene encoding ferric/cupric-chelate reductase (similar to Saccharomyces cerevisiae FRE1 (YLR214W); ancestral locus Anc_7.319): MRASMFLVIGFIFPVLTRGLVLIDSTIASACIYYELQYDWGCNSHSNGMKAFACRCNNINWLYTVTNCVHNASNSTRLVNHAYRHLATRCFDKTNGVLDYSKSDMVRFFEEGQKFLREPQDSDFTSPVNGTLIVDDTEFQWYYQKFKDYAFSVLRSQWFGWGLVFYWVFIICFSTVSNLLDKIFGFNLATKIIRRKLLIPSVYKNYQERTFFLLKCIPLNFPVRIDALIVLIFVIQTIISVGVGYELTLPHPYLTTRWYMNLNLVSYRVDLMSISLFPMIYLFGMRNNFLIPLTGISFRRFIFYHKWCAYVCVVLAFIHSIIWTVWAISDGGYKVWAMDAYWAWGIAATVLIVLLIFQSESFLRDWMYELFLLVHKLMNIMFIVAMYYHLKPMGWMAWVWSMVAIWSFDRLMRIIRVIINGGLQSALLTDCGNNVIKITLKKPKWVNYKSGQFVYLYFISPYDTWFYAFQSHPFTVLNENTLQQGSEKLTIYLRVNKGLTRVMLERIMKSKNDSLICKVLVEGPYGLKIPTLHKLDRKLVGVSAGLGVTPVFSHFSELLAAQNGPTMSWQNQFYWIINDLNYLSWFNRELQWLSSKGCHVIILYTGLKEKDYNNIEVANTTVFSSTDTITSLSSKFTIQNINKRPDLSGLILEEIGQAEKEDKDITFVSCGPSSFNDDFRYHLSNSLTSKLRISVDYKEESFTW, from the coding sequence ATGAGGGCTTCCATGTTTCTTGTAATTGGGTTCATCTTCCCAGTTCTTACTCGGGGTCTTGTACTCATCGACTCGACAATAGCATCCGCTTGCATCTATTATGAACTACAATATGACTGGGGGTGCAATTCTCATTCAAATGGAATGAAGGCGTTCGCATGCAGatgtaataatatcaattgGCTTTATACCGTGACGAATTGCGTTCATAACGCTTCAAACTCTACTAGGTTGGTAAACCACGCTTATCGGCACCTGGCAACAAGATGTTTTGACAAGACAAATGGCGTACTTGACTATAGTAAAAGTGATATGGTGAGATTTTTCGAGGAAggtcaaaaatttctcagAGAACCTCAAGACAGTGATTTTACTAGTCCGGTAAATGGAACATTGATTGTTGACGACACCGAATTTCAATGGTACTATCAGAAATTTAAGGATTACGCTTTCTCAGTACTCCGTTCACAATGGTTTGGTTGGGGGTTAGTGTTTTATTGGGTCTTCATTATCTGTTTCTCCACAGTCTCGAACTTACtcgataaaatttttggtttcAATCTGGCTACAAAAATTATAAGACGAAAGTTACTGATCCCTTCCGTGTACAAGAATTATCAAGAAAGGACCTTCTTTCTCTTGAAATGCATTCCACTCAACTTTCCGGTACGAATTGACGCACTGATTGTCCTAATATTTGTTATTCAAACAATAATATCGGTGGGCGTGGGCTACGAACTCACATTGCCTCATCCGTATCTGACCACCAGATGGTAcatgaatttgaatttggtaAGTTATAGAGTTGATCTCATGTCCATCTCATTATTTCCAATGATATACCTCTTTGGTATGagaaataatttcttgattcCGCTAACAGGAATTTCTTTTAGAAGATTCATATTTTATCATAAATGGTGTGCCTACGTCTGTGTAGTTCTAGCTTTTATCCACTCGATCATATGGACTGTTTGGGCAATCAGTGATGGAGGATATAAAGTTTGGGCAATGGACGCATATTGGGCCTGGGGTATCGCTGCTACCGTTCTAATCGTtctcttaatttttcagagTGAAAGTTTCCTAAGGGATTGGATGTACGAGCTGTTCTTACTTGTTCACAAGCTTATGAATATAATGTTCATTGTTGCAATGTACTATCATTTGAAGCCTATGGGTTGGATGGCCTGGGTATGGTCAATGGTGGCTATTTGGTCGTTTGATAGACTCATGAGAATTATTCGAGTAATAATCAATGGTGGCTTGCAATCAGCCCTTTTGACAGACTGTGGTAACAATGTAATAAAGATTACCCTTAAGAAACCGAAATGGGTGAACTACAAAAGTGGTCAATTCGTTTATTTGTATTTTATTAGTCCTTATGATACATGGTTCTATGCATTTCAATCTCATCCTTTTACTgttttaaatgaaaataccCTCCAACAAGGCTCAGAAAAATTAACCATCTACTTGAGAGTGAATAAAGGTTTAACAAGGGTTATGCTCGAAAGAATAATGAAAAGTAAAAATGACTCTCTCATCTGCAAAGTGTTGGTGGAAGGTCCTTATGGGCTAAAGATACCTACGTTGCATAAGTTAGATAGAAAATTAGTAGGTGTCTCAGCGGGGCTTGGTGTCACGCCGGTGTTTTCACACTTCTCTGAACTATTGGCAGCACAGAATGGACCAACTATGTCTTGGCAAAATCAGTTCTACTGGATTATTAACGACTTGAACTATCTGAGCTGGTTTAATAGAGAACTACAGTGGTTAAGTTCCAAAGGATGTCATGTTATTATTCTTTATACTggtttgaaagaaaaggatTATAACAACATTGAAGTGGCAAATACAACAGTATTTTCATCTACAGATACTATTACAAGTTTGTCTTCGAAATTTaccattcaaaatattaataagAGACCAGATTTGAGTGGCTTGAtattagaagaaatagGTCAAGCAGAGAAAGAAGACAAGGATATTACTTTTGTCTCTTGTGGACCGTCTTCTtttaatgatgatttcaGGTATCATTTATCTAACTCGCTCACTAGTAAGTTGAGGATAAGTGTCGACTATAAAGAGGAGAGCTTTACGTGGTGA